A stretch of the Capsicum annuum cultivar UCD-10X-F1 chromosome 8, UCD10Xv1.1, whole genome shotgun sequence genome encodes the following:
- the LOC107846808 gene encoding 9-cis-epoxycarotenoid dioxygenase NCED2, chloroplastic codes for MTSTTANYTTCWARTGVSGSHPFSPSTSYSSVDISLPSKSMRNLTRKAKIHSALQSPAILTFPKQKNPSKRHSESRQQTTPDWNFFQKAAAKALDIVESALISRELQNRLPKTADPRVQISGNFAPVPEQPVRHNLPVKGTIPDCINGVYVRNGANPLFEPVAGHHLFDGDGMVHAITVENGSVSYSCRFTETQRLVQERELGRPVFPKAIGELHGHSGIARLMLFYARGLFGLVDHSHGTGVANAGLIYFNNRLLAMSEDDVPYQVQVLPSGDLETVGRYNFDEQLKSTMIAHPKIDPVSGELFALSYDVVQKPYLKSFKFSPDGEKSPDVEIPLDVPTMMHDFAITENYVVIPDQQVVFKLQEMLKGGSPVIYDKKKKSRFGILPKNAKDSENIIWLESPETFCFHLWNAWEEPETDEVVVIGSCMTPPDSIFNECSENLKSVLSEIRLNLKTGESRKRKIIPSSEQVNLEAGMVNRNKLGRKTQYAYLAIAEPWPKVSGFAKVALSTGEVQKHMYGDGRYGGEPLFLPRNVNSEKEDDGYILAFCHDEKTWKSELQIVNAMTLELVATVELPSRVPYGFHGTFISSKDLQNQV; via the coding sequence atgacttctacaACTGCAAATTATACTACTTGTTGGGCGAGAACCGGAGTTTCCGGTTCTCATCCCTTCTCACCGTCTACTTCTTATTCTTCCGTTGATATTTCCCTTCCTTCAAAATCCATGAGAAATCTCACTAGAAAAGCTAAAATACATTCTGCTCTTCAATCCCCTGCTATACTCACTTTCCCTAAAcaaaaaaatccatcaaaaagACACTCAGAATCTCGACAACAAACAACGCCTGATTGGAATTTTTTCCAAAAGGCAGCAGCAAAAGCTTTAGATATAGTGGAAAGCGCGTTGATATCACGCGAACTCCAAAACCGACTTCCTAAAACCGCCGACCCACGGGTACAAATTTCCGGCAACTTTGCTCCGGTGCCGGAGCAACCTGTCCGGCATAATCTTCCCGTTAAAGGGACGATCCCTGATTGTATTAACGGTGTTTATGTCCGTAATGGTGCTAACCCGTTGTTTGAACCGGTTGCCGGACATCACCTTTTTGACGGTGATGGCATGGTTCATGCCATCACCGTCGAAAATGGTTCAGTGAGTTATTCTTGCCGTTTCACTGAAACACAAAGATTAGTTCAAGAACGTGAATTGGGTCGCCCTGTTTTCCCAAAAGCCATTGGTGAACTTCATGGTCATTCTGGAATTGCTAGGTTAATGCTCTTTTACGCTCGTGGACTTTTCGGGCTTGTGGATCATAGCCATGGCACTGGAGTAGCTAATGCCGGATTAATTTACTTTAATAATAGGCTATTAGCAATGTCTGAAGATGATGTCCCTTATCAAGTTCAAGTTTTGCCTTCTGGTGACCTTGAAACAGTTGGAAGGTACAATTTTGATGAGCAATTGAAAAGTACAATGATTGCTCACCCGAAAATTGATCCTGTTTCGGGTGAGCTTTTTGCTTTGAGCTACGATGTAGTTCAAAAACCGTACTTGAAGTCTTTTAAGTTTTCTCCGGATGGGGAGAAATCGCCCGACGTTGAAATCCCATTGGATGTTCCTACCATGATGCATGACTTTGCTATTACTGAGAATTATGTTGTAATTCCCGATCAGCAAGTTGTGTTCAAGCTTCAGGAAATGCTCAAAGGTGGTTCCCCAGTGATCTATGACAAAAAGAAGAAATCCAGGTTTGGAATTCTACCCAAAAATGCTAAAGATTCTGAGAATATAATTTGGTTAGAATCACCCGAAACGTTCTGTTTTCATTTGTGGAATGCTTGGGAAGAGCCAGAGACGGATGAAGTAGTTGTCATTGGCTCATGCATGACACCACCAGACTCTATTTTCAATGAATGTAGCGAGAATTTGAAGAGTGTTTTGTCAGAAATAAGGCTCAATTTGAAGACTGGAGAGTCGAGGAAACGAAAAATAATTCCTTCATCAGAACAGGTTAATTTGGAAGCTGGAATGGTGAACAGGAACAAACTTGGTCGAAAAACACAATATGCTTATCTAGCTATTGCAGAGCCATGGCCAAAAGTGTCTGGTTTTGCAAAAGTGGCCTTATCAACAGGGGAGGTTCAGAAACATATGTATGGAGATGGAAGATATGGAGGTGAGCcattatttttaccaagaaaTGTGAACTCAGAGAAAGAAGATGACGGATATATTCTTGCATTTTGCCATGATGAGAAGACATGGAAATCAGAACTCCAAATTGTGAATGCCATGACTCTAGAATTGGTGGCTACTGTCGAGCTTCCTTCAAGAGTTCCATATGGCTTTCATGGGACTTTCATTAGCTCAAAGGACTTGCAAAATCAAGTATAG